The following proteins are encoded in a genomic region of Channa argus isolate prfri chromosome 3, Channa argus male v1.0, whole genome shotgun sequence:
- the LOC137124092 gene encoding butyrophilin subfamily 3 member A1-like: MAEGYGGTAVYKASCASPVEQSTNGDVELEVIVMLIMKTIIFTVLFILQFAEAATEAPRAVCSTPEIEVEEGDAVILPCHLDPSISLSAFTVDWKRVDVNKVVYSYRRGQKNPHDQMETYRHRTGINHEDLSRGNMTLLISSVQLSDSGRYKCFVPKLVSSCIVNLTVVPKDQHYRTKTDGFTTAKCPHEEPDNPGGKTINIVLGVVICLVGVVVGFVVGVLIGIRCTKIQKAETSQQPIARVSGTMMVLLPEGWETTSSDGRMEAF; the protein is encoded by the exons ATGGCGGAAGGTTACGGTGGTACTGCGGTGTATAAAGCCAGCTGCGCTTCCCCTGTGGAACAGTCGACGAACGGGGACGTAGAACTTGAAGTTATTGTAATGCTGATAATGAAGACGATCATTTTTACTGTcttgtttattttacaattcGCGGAAGCTGCCACGG AGGCACCTCGGGCCGTTTGCTCCACTCCAGAAATCGAGGTAGAAGAAGGAGATGCTGTGATTCTACCGTGTCACCTGGATCCTTCAATCAGCCTGTCTGCCTTTACAGTGGACTGGAAGAGAGTTGATGTCAACAAGGTGGTCTACTCATATAGACGTGGACAGAAAAATCCCCATGATCAGATGGAGACGTACAGACACAGGACCGGCATCAACCATGAGGACCTGAGCCGAGGAAACATGACTCTGCTGATCTCCTCAGTTCAGCTGTCTGACAGTGGACGATACAAATGCTTTGTCCCTAAACTGGTGTCCAGCTGTATCGTTAACCTCACTGTTG TCCCCAAAGACCAACATTACAGGACAAAGACAGATGGTTTCACCACAGCCAAATGTCCACATGAAGAACCAGACAATCCTG GTGGTAAAACCATCAACATTGTTCTTGGCGTTGTGATCTGTCTGGTTGGAGTTGTGGTTGGATTTGTGGTTGGAGTTCTGATTGGGATCCGTTGTACAAAGATCC AGAAAGCTGAAACATCTCAACAGCCCATTGCGAGAGTCTCAGGGACCATGATGGTGCTGCTTCCAGAGGGCTGGGAGACGACCAGTAGTGATGGGAGAATGGAGGCTTTCTGA
- the LOC137124585 gene encoding uncharacterized protein, with translation MKMILFTFLVILQFAEAATEAPRAVCSTPEIEVEEGDAVILPCHLDPSISLSAFTVDWKRVDVNKVVYSYRRGQKNPHDQMETYRHRTSINHEDLRRGNMTLLISSVQLSDSGRYKCFVPKLVSSCIVNLTVVPKDQHYRTKTDGFTTAKCPHEEPDNPGGKTINIVLGVVVPAVVVCLVGVLVWIRRTKIYLSEKTNIKSSRLLNCVVEEVRASLAEPLTVIVENRTLSDHWADEYSFPSAVVSPNATGAPCQSGPPEA, from the exons ATGAAGAtgatactttttacttttttggttattttacaATTCGCAGAAGCTGCCACGG AGGCACCTCGGGCCGTTTGCTCCACTCCAGAAATCGAGGTAGAAGAAGGAGATGCTGTGATTCTACCGTGTCACCTGGATCCTTCAATCAGCCTGTCTGCCTTTACAGTGGACTGGAAGAGAGTTGATGTCAACAAGGTGGTCTACTCATATAGACGTGGACAGAAAAATCCCCATGATCAGATGGAGACGTACAGACACAGGACCAGCATCAACCATGAGGACCTGAGGCGAGGAAACATGACTCTGCTGATCTCCTCAGTTCAGCTGTCTGACAGTGGACGATACAAATGCTTTGTCCCTAAACTGGTGTCCAGCTGTATCGTTAACCTCACTGTTG TCCCCAAAGACCAACATTACAGGACAAAGACAGATGGTTTCACCACAGCCAAATGTCCACATGAAGAACCAGACAATCCTG GTGGTAAAACCATCAACATTGTTCTTGGTGTTGTCGTCCCTGCTGTTGTGGTCTGTCTTGTTGGAGTTCTGGTTTGGATCCGTCGTACAAAGATCT ACCTCAGTGAAAAGACTAACATCAAGTCCAGCAGGCTGCTGAATTGTGTAGTGGAGGAGGTTCGTGCATCCCTGGCTGAACCCCTGACAGTGATTGTTGAAAATCGAACTCTATCTGACcattgggctgatgagtacagcTTCCCCTCTGCAGTGGTCAGTCCTAATGCTACAGGGGCTCCGTGCCAGTCAGGGCCCCCTGAGGCCTGA
- the LOC137124094 gene encoding V-set domain-containing T-cell activation inhibitor 1-like isoform X2 gives MDVIICLVVLLFAEVATEAPRAVCSTPEIEVEEGDAVILPCHLDPSISLSAFTVDWKRVDVNKVVYSYRRGQKNPHDQMETYRNRTSINHEDLRRGNMTLLISSVQLSDSGRYKCFVPKLVSSCIVNLTVVPKDQHYRTKTDGFTTAKCPHEEPDNPGGKTINIVLGVVIFLVGVVVGVVVGVLIGIRRTKIQKCWRKLRGQMEQKGDVENSHELKHLNSPLRESQGP, from the exons ATGGACGTGATTATCTGCCTGGTAGTTTTGCTGTTCGCTGAAGTTGCTACCG AGGCACCTCGGGCCGTTTGCTCCACTCCAGAAATCGAGGTAGAAGAAGGAGATGCTGTGATTCTACCATGTCACCTGGATCCTTCAATCAGCCTGTCTGCCTTTACAGTGGACTGGAAGAGAGTTGATGTCAACAAGGTGGTCTACTCATATAGACGTGGACAGAAAAATCCCCATGATCAGATGGAGACGTACAGAAACAGGACCAGCATCAACCATGAGGACCTGAGGCGAGGAAACATGACTCTGCTGATCTCCTCAGTTCAGCTGTCTGACAGTGGACGATACAAATGCTTTGTCCCTAAACTGGTGTCCAGCTGTATCGTTAACCTCACTGTTG TCCCCAAAGACCAACATTACAGGACAAAGACAGATGGTTTCACCACAGCCAAATGTCCACATGAAGAACCAGACAATCCTG GTGGTAAAACCATCAACATTGTTCTTGGCGTTGTGATCTTTCTTGTTGGAGTTGTGGTTGGAGTTGTGGTTGGAGTTCTGATTGGGATCCGTCGTACAAAGATCC AGAAATGTTGGAGGAAGCTCAGAGGACAGATGGAGCAGAAAGGGGACGTGGAAAACAGCCATGAGCTGAAACATCTCAACAGCCCATTGCGAGAGTCTCAGGGACCATGA
- the LOC137124094 gene encoding uncharacterized protein isoform X1, producing MTKGDRTPSWRLLHTALSLTVPGETCTMHSEAPRAVCSTPEIEVEEGDAVILPCHLDPSISLSAFTVDWKRVDVNKVVYSYRRGQKNPHDQMETYRNRTSINHEDLRRGNMTLLISSVQLSDSGRYKCFVPKLVSSCIVNLTVVPKDQHYRTKTDGFTTAKCPHEEPDNPGGKTINIVLGVVIFLVGVVVGVVVGVLIGIRRTKIQKCWRKLRGQMEQKGDVENSHELKHLNSPLRESQGP from the exons ATGACGAAAGGGGACAGGACACCTTCATGGCGGCTCCTACACACAGCACTCTCCCTCACGGTTCCGGGCGAAACATGCACGATGCACAGCG AGGCACCTCGGGCCGTTTGCTCCACTCCAGAAATCGAGGTAGAAGAAGGAGATGCTGTGATTCTACCATGTCACCTGGATCCTTCAATCAGCCTGTCTGCCTTTACAGTGGACTGGAAGAGAGTTGATGTCAACAAGGTGGTCTACTCATATAGACGTGGACAGAAAAATCCCCATGATCAGATGGAGACGTACAGAAACAGGACCAGCATCAACCATGAGGACCTGAGGCGAGGAAACATGACTCTGCTGATCTCCTCAGTTCAGCTGTCTGACAGTGGACGATACAAATGCTTTGTCCCTAAACTGGTGTCCAGCTGTATCGTTAACCTCACTGTTG TCCCCAAAGACCAACATTACAGGACAAAGACAGATGGTTTCACCACAGCCAAATGTCCACATGAAGAACCAGACAATCCTG GTGGTAAAACCATCAACATTGTTCTTGGCGTTGTGATCTTTCTTGTTGGAGTTGTGGTTGGAGTTGTGGTTGGAGTTCTGATTGGGATCCGTCGTACAAAGATCC AGAAATGTTGGAGGAAGCTCAGAGGACAGATGGAGCAGAAAGGGGACGTGGAAAACAGCCATGAGCTGAAACATCTCAACAGCCCATTGCGAGAGTCTCAGGGACCATGA
- the LOC137124095 gene encoding myelin-oligodendrocyte glycoprotein-like isoform X1 has protein sequence MMMMMGCLMTLTLIFLCAQAAQDTTGPCPFPSLIEAQEGKDVTLQCCVEPQINLKNRTVEWKRVDLNKIVHLYRHRKDDLALQMEQYRSRTSLNQEDLSRGILTLLVSSVQQSDSGEYRCSVPKWSASIIRLDVKKQQNMTVKDDFSTVRPQRENGTMPSSSGAGKKGVGAIVAVCLFALVLMFTLLLKFGKFKKCLMPRRDTQSEVDIENNVQTEQLTSEKMAKL, from the exons atgatgatgatgatgggtTGTCTGATGACTTTAACTTTAATCTTTCTCTGCGCTCAAGCGGCTCAGGATACAACAG GACCGTGTCCTTTCCCTTCCCTAATCGAAGCACAAGAAGGAAAGGATGTCACTCTGCAGTGTTGTGTGGAGCCTCAAATCAACTTAAAAAACCGCACTGTGGAGTGGAAGAGAGTTGACCTCAACAAGATAGTCCACTTGTATAGACACAGAAAGGATGACCTCGCTCTACAGATGGAGCAGTACAGAAGCAGAACATCTCTTAACCAGGAAGACCTGAGCAGAGGAATCCTGACTCTGCTGGTCTCCTCCGTTCAGCAGTCGGACAGTGGGGAGTACAGATGCAGTGTGCCAAAATGGAGCGCCAGCATCATTAGGCTGGATG TGAAGAAGCAGCAGAACATGACGGTGAAGGATGATTTCAGCACAGTGAGGCCTCAACGGGAAAATGGGACCATGCCAAGCAGCTCTG GTGCTGGAAAGAAGGGTGTTGGTGCCATTGTTGCAGTCTGTCTTTTTGCTCTGGTCCTTATGTTCACACTCCTGCTGAAATTTGGAAAGTTCA AGAAATGTTTGATGCCCAGACGAGACACACAGTCAGAAGTGGACATAGAAAACAACGTGCAAACGGAGCAGCTAACCTCAGAGAAAATGGCCAAACTCTGA
- the LOC137124095 gene encoding uncharacterized protein isoform X2, whose product MEQYRSRTSLNQEDLSRGILTLLVSSVQQSDSGEYRCSVPKWSASIIRLDVKKQQNMTVKDDFSTVRPQRENGTMPSSSGAGKKGVGAIVAVCLFALVLMFTLLLKFGKFKKCLMPRRDTQSEVDIENNVQTEQLTSEKMAKL is encoded by the exons ATGGAGCAGTACAGAAGCAGAACATCTCTTAACCAGGAAGACCTGAGCAGAGGAATCCTGACTCTGCTGGTCTCCTCCGTTCAGCAGTCGGACAGTGGGGAGTACAGATGCAGTGTGCCAAAATGGAGCGCCAGCATCATTAGGCTGGATG TGAAGAAGCAGCAGAACATGACGGTGAAGGATGATTTCAGCACAGTGAGGCCTCAACGGGAAAATGGGACCATGCCAAGCAGCTCTG GTGCTGGAAAGAAGGGTGTTGGTGCCATTGTTGCAGTCTGTCTTTTTGCTCTGGTCCTTATGTTCACACTCCTGCTGAAATTTGGAAAGTTCA AGAAATGTTTGATGCCCAGACGAGACACACAGTCAGAAGTGGACATAGAAAACAACGTGCAAACGGAGCAGCTAACCTCAGAGAAAATGGCCAAACTCTGA
- the LOC137124096 gene encoding V-set domain-containing T-cell activation inhibitor 1-like isoform X3, whose amino-acid sequence MSSVIRLIFLTMCWARVLLVTSSSLLAVAAFPIQRIEAEEGQNLSLQCLLGPHVNVSGSTVEWSKDGHANIVHLYIDGRDRAVDQKEEFKNRTTLFHEGLNTGNVTLQLSSVQLSDNGTYRCYIISLKTYCYTVLTVVKKGQINRSWGNHSNRTTASLDEVPQPNNPDLNVWYTVGGIILSIVMILGIIWIYKTFQGWRGRRTERTAKCFG is encoded by the exons ATGTCCAGTGTCATACGcctaatttttttaacaatgtgctGGGCACGTGTGTTGCTAGTCACGAGCTCGTCGCTGTTAGCTGTGG CAGCTTTTCCAATTCAGAGAATAGAGGCAGAAGAAGGCCAAAACCTGTCTTTGCAGTGTCTCCTGGGTCCCCATGTCAATGTGTCGGGCTCAACGGTGGAGTGGAGTAAAGATGGTCACGCAAATATCGTCCACCTTTATATCGATGGACGAGACCGTGCTGTTGACCAGAAGGAGGAGTTCAAAAACAGGACCACTCTCTTCCACGAAGGGTTGAACACAGGAAATGTGACCCTGCAACTGTCCTCCGTACAGCTGTCTGACAATGGCACATACAGATGCTACATTATAAGTCTGAAGACCTACTGTTACACTGTCCTAACCGTTG TGAAAAAGGGGCAGATCAACAGGTCATGGGGAAATCATTCCAACAGAACGACAGCTTCCCTGGATGAGGTGCCACAGCCAAATAATCCTG atttgaaTGTCTGGTACACTGTTGGTGGCATTATCCTTTCGATTGTGATGATCCTTGGAATAATCT GGATCTATAAGACGTTCCAAGGATGGAGAGGGAGACGCACAGAGAGGACAGCAAAGTGCTTTGGA TAG
- the LOC137124096 gene encoding V-set domain-containing T-cell activation inhibitor 1-like isoform X5: MSSVIRLIFLTMCWARVLLVTSSSLLAVAAFPIQRIEAEEGQNLSLQCLLGPHVNVSGSTVEWSKDGHANIVHLYIDGRDRAVDQKEEFKNRTTLFHEGLNTGNVTLQLSSVQLSDNGTYRCYIISLKTYCYTVLTVVKKGQINRSWGNHSNRTTASLDEVPQPNNPGIYKTFQGWRGRRTERTAKCFG, from the exons ATGTCCAGTGTCATACGcctaatttttttaacaatgtgctGGGCACGTGTGTTGCTAGTCACGAGCTCGTCGCTGTTAGCTGTGG CAGCTTTTCCAATTCAGAGAATAGAGGCAGAAGAAGGCCAAAACCTGTCTTTGCAGTGTCTCCTGGGTCCCCATGTCAATGTGTCGGGCTCAACGGTGGAGTGGAGTAAAGATGGTCACGCAAATATCGTCCACCTTTATATCGATGGACGAGACCGTGCTGTTGACCAGAAGGAGGAGTTCAAAAACAGGACCACTCTCTTCCACGAAGGGTTGAACACAGGAAATGTGACCCTGCAACTGTCCTCCGTACAGCTGTCTGACAATGGCACATACAGATGCTACATTATAAGTCTGAAGACCTACTGTTACACTGTCCTAACCGTTG TGAAAAAGGGGCAGATCAACAGGTCATGGGGAAATCATTCCAACAGAACGACAGCTTCCCTGGATGAGGTGCCACAGCCAAATAATCCTG GGATCTATAAGACGTTCCAAGGATGGAGAGGGAGACGCACAGAGAGGACAGCAAAGTGCTTTGGA TAG
- the LOC137124096 gene encoding V-set domain-containing T-cell activation inhibitor 1-like isoform X4 translates to MSSVIRLIFLTMCWARVLLVTSSSLLAVAAFPIQRIEAEEGQNLSLQCLLGPHVNVSGSTVEWSKDGHANIVHLYIDGRDRAVDQKEEFKNRTTLFHEGLNTGNVTLQLSSVQLSDNGTYRCYIISLKTYCYTVLTVVKKGQINRSWGNHSNRTTASLDEVPQPNNPGIYKTFQGWRGRRTERTAKCFGPMEEMGVNICPVV, encoded by the exons ATGTCCAGTGTCATACGcctaatttttttaacaatgtgctGGGCACGTGTGTTGCTAGTCACGAGCTCGTCGCTGTTAGCTGTGG CAGCTTTTCCAATTCAGAGAATAGAGGCAGAAGAAGGCCAAAACCTGTCTTTGCAGTGTCTCCTGGGTCCCCATGTCAATGTGTCGGGCTCAACGGTGGAGTGGAGTAAAGATGGTCACGCAAATATCGTCCACCTTTATATCGATGGACGAGACCGTGCTGTTGACCAGAAGGAGGAGTTCAAAAACAGGACCACTCTCTTCCACGAAGGGTTGAACACAGGAAATGTGACCCTGCAACTGTCCTCCGTACAGCTGTCTGACAATGGCACATACAGATGCTACATTATAAGTCTGAAGACCTACTGTTACACTGTCCTAACCGTTG TGAAAAAGGGGCAGATCAACAGGTCATGGGGAAATCATTCCAACAGAACGACAGCTTCCCTGGATGAGGTGCCACAGCCAAATAATCCTG GGATCTATAAGACGTTCCAAGGATGGAGAGGGAGACGCACAGAGAGGACAGCAAAGTGCTTTGGACCAATGGAAGAGATGGGGGTGAACATCTGTCCAGTGGTGTAG
- the LOC137124096 gene encoding V-set domain-containing T-cell activation inhibitor 1-like isoform X1, which yields MSSVIRLIFLTMCWARVLLVTSSSLLAVAAFPIQRIEAEEGQNLSLQCLLGPHVNVSGSTVEWSKDGHANIVHLYIDGRDRAVDQKEEFKNRTTLFHEGLNTGNVTLQLSSVQLSDNGTYRCYIISLKTYCYTVLTVVKKGQINRSWGNHSNRTTASLDEVPQPNNPDLNVWYTVGGIILSIVMILGIIWIYKTFQGWRGRRTERTAKCFGPMEEMGVNICPVV from the exons ATGTCCAGTGTCATACGcctaatttttttaacaatgtgctGGGCACGTGTGTTGCTAGTCACGAGCTCGTCGCTGTTAGCTGTGG CAGCTTTTCCAATTCAGAGAATAGAGGCAGAAGAAGGCCAAAACCTGTCTTTGCAGTGTCTCCTGGGTCCCCATGTCAATGTGTCGGGCTCAACGGTGGAGTGGAGTAAAGATGGTCACGCAAATATCGTCCACCTTTATATCGATGGACGAGACCGTGCTGTTGACCAGAAGGAGGAGTTCAAAAACAGGACCACTCTCTTCCACGAAGGGTTGAACACAGGAAATGTGACCCTGCAACTGTCCTCCGTACAGCTGTCTGACAATGGCACATACAGATGCTACATTATAAGTCTGAAGACCTACTGTTACACTGTCCTAACCGTTG TGAAAAAGGGGCAGATCAACAGGTCATGGGGAAATCATTCCAACAGAACGACAGCTTCCCTGGATGAGGTGCCACAGCCAAATAATCCTG atttgaaTGTCTGGTACACTGTTGGTGGCATTATCCTTTCGATTGTGATGATCCTTGGAATAATCT GGATCTATAAGACGTTCCAAGGATGGAGAGGGAGACGCACAGAGAGGACAGCAAAGTGCTTTGGACCAATGGAAGAGATGGGGGTGAACATCTGTCCAGTGGTGTAG
- the LOC137124096 gene encoding butyrophilin subfamily 2 member A1-like isoform X2, with amino-acid sequence MSSVIRLIFLTMCWARVLLVTSSSLLAVAFPIQRIEAEEGQNLSLQCLLGPHVNVSGSTVEWSKDGHANIVHLYIDGRDRAVDQKEEFKNRTTLFHEGLNTGNVTLQLSSVQLSDNGTYRCYIISLKTYCYTVLTVVKKGQINRSWGNHSNRTTASLDEVPQPNNPDLNVWYTVGGIILSIVMILGIIWIYKTFQGWRGRRTERTAKCFGPMEEMGVNICPVV; translated from the exons ATGTCCAGTGTCATACGcctaatttttttaacaatgtgctGGGCACGTGTGTTGCTAGTCACGAGCTCGTCGCTGTTAGCTGTGG CTTTTCCAATTCAGAGAATAGAGGCAGAAGAAGGCCAAAACCTGTCTTTGCAGTGTCTCCTGGGTCCCCATGTCAATGTGTCGGGCTCAACGGTGGAGTGGAGTAAAGATGGTCACGCAAATATCGTCCACCTTTATATCGATGGACGAGACCGTGCTGTTGACCAGAAGGAGGAGTTCAAAAACAGGACCACTCTCTTCCACGAAGGGTTGAACACAGGAAATGTGACCCTGCAACTGTCCTCCGTACAGCTGTCTGACAATGGCACATACAGATGCTACATTATAAGTCTGAAGACCTACTGTTACACTGTCCTAACCGTTG TGAAAAAGGGGCAGATCAACAGGTCATGGGGAAATCATTCCAACAGAACGACAGCTTCCCTGGATGAGGTGCCACAGCCAAATAATCCTG atttgaaTGTCTGGTACACTGTTGGTGGCATTATCCTTTCGATTGTGATGATCCTTGGAATAATCT GGATCTATAAGACGTTCCAAGGATGGAGAGGGAGACGCACAGAGAGGACAGCAAAGTGCTTTGGACCAATGGAAGAGATGGGGGTGAACATCTGTCCAGTGGTGTAG